GGAGCGAGCCGCCGAGCGACCAGGGGTCTCTCGAACTCCGCTCGGGAGGGTCTTCCGTGTTCCTGGACGCCGCGTCCAAGCCCGTAGGCACTCACGGCGGCGTTCTGTCTGTCTGATGGAAGATGGGACGGCGTCCCCGGATTCTATCGCCCGCTGCCGGCGTTTCTGAGAGTCTCTAGCTCCATGTCGAGCCTCTCTCCGATTATGGGCCAGCCGTATTTGTCCTCAACGAGTCTCCTCGCGTTAGTAGAAATCCTCTCTCTCATCTTCTTGTCGCGGAGCAAACGCACCACTTGATCCGCAAACGACTCGGGCGTATCCCCGATCAGGATGTTTTCTCCAGGCGTCACCTCTATTCCCTCACAACCCAGAGATGTAGACACAACCGCCTTCCCGCAAGAAAACGCGTCAAGGATCTTCAGACGGGTGCCTCCTCCCACGGTAAGGGGAACAACGTACACGGAAGACCGCCCTACGACTTCTCGGATGTCGGGAAGAAAGCCGTGCAGCCTGATCGCCGAGTCCTGCAGTGAACACTCCTGAACCGCCCGAGGAGGAGACCGCCCGATTATGTTCATGACTACATTGGGAACCTCTGCCTTGATCAGAGGAAAGATCTTTCTGCAGTAATAGGACATCCCTGCAGCATTAGGATACCACGTCATCCCTCCTACGAAGACCAGCTCCTTGGAATCGCCGGGATCGCAGGCTCGGAAGTAGTCTGTGTCCGTTCCACTGGGGATGACAGTGAAACGAGCGCCCGGAATGAAGCTTTCGAACAAAGCCTTGTCGACTTCCGAAACGGCGAGGTTGAGATCGAATCGGGGCGCATGAACCGTCTCGTATCGTCTGATCTTGAGCCCTTGAATCCTAAGATAGAGCCTTAATAGCGGATTGCGTTCACTTGCACTGCGTCTTAGAGCAAGACCGGACTCGACGTTGTGATGATTCATGACGGTTGGCGTATCCAACCCCGCCGGCAAGTACTGCGCCAAGTCAATGGTATCGAAGTACAACACATCATAAGCATAACCGTTGAGGAACCGCTTTATCTCTGAAGCCATCTGTTTCGAGCGGAATCGCCATACCGAATAGGGTGTCGGCGAGAGAAGATTGAGCAGCAACAGCAAGTACCATTGAAGTCGACTTGAGTCGCTGGGGATATTGACTGCCTTGACGTGCGGACAGTGCTCCTTCAAGGCTTCGATACTTCGAGCGAGCGAGTTCTTGTCCGGATGAAGCGCCTTCTGGGAAAGGGAAACAAGATGAACCTGGTGGCGTTTCGCCATCTGTTTGAGGATATTGTAGCTTCTCTGAAGGCTGCCGCCTTGCGGAGGGAAAGGAAGGAAGTGTGTGATCATCAGGATTCGCATGTGGGGCTCTTGACTCCGAACGTCTCGCCGCAACAGCAGCGGCTGGCCTTGCGAGCAACGTGCGGGTGGGTGTGACCGACCCCGTGCACCGTTTGGGACGTTCGAAACACACGTCTCCAGATTCGGCCGTCCTTCTTTCGACTGCCATTCTAGCCTTCATGGAACCCGCCCCGTCAAGCGGCATCTCTTTTCGGTCGCGCGACCCTCCGTGCGCCCTTCCTCGGGAAGAGATCGAGAAGCGGACGCGGGCCTTCTGGAGAGGTCTCCCAACTGCCAACCTCATCCAACGTTCCTGCGTCGAAATCCGCATGAGGACATGCCCGATCGGCCCGTTTGTAGATTCTAGCCTGGAGAGAATCGCCGATGCCGTCACGGTCGACCTAAGCAACAAATGGGAGAGAACCCCTCGCAGAGAATATGCGCAGAAGTCTTGACACGACCTCAGTCGGTCACCACGACGAGACCGTTCGTCGTGTCGGTCACCGTGATGTCGGCGCTCCCGGACGGCGTCGAGAAGAAGACCTCATCGAGCGTGAGACGCACGGTGTCCGGAAGGACCGGATGCCCGCGGCTCACGCCGACGAGAAGGAAGAAGAGAAGATCGTTCCCCGCGGGGATCGGACGAATCGAGCCGCCGAGCGAGTCCCCATCGAGCGGGCCGAGATCGACGGTGAGAACCCGAAGCGTCGAGTCGGTCGGCTGCGCGTAGCGCGTGCCGATGAGCGTATCCCCCGTTGCGCCCGCGTAAAGACGGCTCGACGGATCGACCTCGATCCCGTACACGGTGTCGAGCGCGCTCTTGTCGAATCGAACTTGGAACTGAAGCCCGCCGATCGGACTTCCGTTCCGAAGAACGATCGGGATGCCGTGCCGCGCCCCGGGAGAGGCGGTGCTTCGGGCGATCGAGAGGCCGTACTCGCCGCTCGCCGGACGCTTCGCGTCCGCCATCACCATCTGAATGCTCTTCCGGTCGCCCGGACGGAGCGCGATCGTCCTTTGTCCCGCGATCGCTTCACGTGTCGAGTTTTCACCGAACGAGAAGCGGACCACCACGCGGAACACCCTCTCCTCGAGAAGCTCGACCTCGAGGCGCGAAAGCAGATGGCGGCCGGTCGCGTCCTCGCGCTCCGTGTAGGCGGTCGCCTCGGCGGCGACGGGGAAGCTCTCCGGCGCGTCGGTGTGGGGGAACCCGGTGACGTCGTGGAGAACGACGCGAAGCGTGTCCGGGACGTCGGTCTTTCCGAGGGACCCGTCCCGGACCGCCGTGATGTGGACCGCGAGGCTCGCGCCTCCCGCGCCGGGACCGAGCGGATCCGCGTCGAGACAGCCGAGAAGGCGGACGAGAAAGAGAACGGCGAGCGCGACAGGAAGCGCGCTCGCGAGGCTCGGCATGCGCGGGGCGTTCATCGCGTCTCCTCCCGGCGGGCTCTCCCCCGCCCGCCTGATCCTACCACCCCCGGGGGGAAACGGGGACGGGGAAACGCGAGGACGATCCGACCCCGGGATCCGCGACGCATCCGCCCGGGAATCGCCGGATGGACCGGGCTCGGGTGGCCTCACATCAAGAGCACGACCTTTCGCGTGATCTCCCGCTCGCCCGCGCGGAGGCGCACGAAGTAGACGCCGGACGGGAGCGCGCGTCCCGCATCGTCGCGTCCGTCCCAGACAACGCTCCCTTGGACCAGTCCCCCCTTTCCCACCAGCGTTCGCACGAGCGCACCGGAGACGTCGTGGATGAGGATCCGCGCTCCTTCACCGGGTGGAACGCGATACGAGATCTCGCCCCGCGGATTGAAAGGATTGGGCGACGCGGTGAGACTCCATGCTGTGCTGCGCGGAACGTCCGCCTCGTGTTCCGACGCCATCACGTCCGTCGAGACCACGGGGCATCCCAGGACGAGAAACTCGTCATAGTG
This genomic stretch from Candidatus Eisenbacteria bacterium harbors:
- a CDS encoding glycosyltransferase, producing MRILMITHFLPFPPQGGSLQRSYNILKQMAKRHQVHLVSLSQKALHPDKNSLARSIEALKEHCPHVKAVNIPSDSSRLQWYLLLLLNLLSPTPYSVWRFRSKQMASEIKRFLNGYAYDVLYFDTIDLAQYLPAGLDTPTVMNHHNVESGLALRRSASERNPLLRLYLRIQGLKIRRYETVHAPRFDLNLAVSEVDKALFESFIPGARFTVIPSGTDTDYFRACDPGDSKELVFVGGMTWYPNAAGMSYYCRKIFPLIKAEVPNVVMNIIGRSPPRAVQECSLQDSAIRLHGFLPDIREVVGRSSVYVVPLTVGGGTRLKILDAFSCGKAVVSTSLGCEGIEVTPGENILIGDTPESFADQVVRLLRDKKMRERISTNARRLVEDKYGWPIIGERLDMELETLRNAGSGR